One region of Micromonospora ureilytica genomic DNA includes:
- a CDS encoding MFS transporter produces the protein MDEARNRRRWWVLAVLCLAVFLVSLDVTVLNIALPEISGALGATTAQLQWIVNAYTLSYAASMLPAGLLGDRLGTKRVILAGMVLFGAASALAAVSPSVGVLIAARALQGIGAAILLSLSLAIVTTTFAAHERVRAIGVFTAAVAAGMPLGPLAGGLLLENYSWSSVFWINVPLVAMCLAIGVFLLREQEERTRAPIDFLGAVLSVFSIVVLIYAFIEAPERGWWSGRTLTLTVVALVAFACFIWWERRVLHPLVPGSLFRDRRFTGGSVAAVITTVALIGILFAIPQYFQAVLDEGALEAGLRLTPMMGGLLVGGALSSRLDGWLGSKPTILSGLILNAAGLFALGSITVDRGYAVVVIGLIAVGLGFGITTAAAISTATAAVGNRSAGLGSAVINTLRQFGGAFAVAVLGSLLSATYADRLAPALRGLPPAAAATARGSIVGANEVAGDGLRQAAGVAFAAGVAEVMVACAVVALAGGVLCAWLLPGGRHPLPEETTQHATPDEPAAADMR, from the coding sequence ATGGACGAGGCTCGCAACCGGCGGCGCTGGTGGGTTCTCGCCGTGCTCTGCCTGGCCGTGTTCCTGGTCAGCCTCGACGTGACCGTGCTGAACATCGCACTGCCGGAGATCTCCGGCGCCCTCGGCGCCACTACCGCGCAGCTGCAGTGGATCGTCAACGCATACACGTTGTCCTACGCGGCCTCCATGCTGCCCGCAGGACTGCTCGGAGATCGCCTCGGCACCAAGCGAGTGATCCTCGCCGGCATGGTGCTGTTCGGCGCCGCCTCGGCCCTGGCGGCGGTCTCGCCTTCGGTCGGGGTCCTGATCGCCGCGCGCGCCCTGCAGGGGATCGGCGCGGCGATCCTGCTCTCGTTGAGTTTGGCGATCGTCACCACCACGTTCGCGGCACACGAGCGAGTCCGGGCGATTGGCGTGTTCACGGCTGCGGTGGCCGCCGGCATGCCGCTCGGCCCGCTGGCCGGCGGCCTGTTGTTGGAGAACTATTCATGGAGTTCGGTCTTCTGGATCAACGTGCCCCTCGTGGCGATGTGCCTGGCGATCGGTGTGTTCCTGCTGCGGGAGCAGGAGGAACGGACGCGGGCGCCGATCGATTTTCTCGGTGCGGTCCTCTCCGTGTTTTCGATCGTCGTTCTGATCTACGCCTTCATCGAGGCGCCGGAGAGAGGTTGGTGGTCAGGGCGGACCTTGACTCTGACGGTAGTGGCTCTGGTCGCCTTCGCCTGCTTCATTTGGTGGGAGCGCCGTGTGCTGCATCCGCTGGTGCCCGGCTCCCTGTTCCGCGACCGGCGGTTCACCGGGGGCAGCGTCGCCGCAGTGATCACCACGGTGGCGCTGATCGGCATCCTCTTCGCCATCCCCCAGTACTTTCAGGCGGTGCTCGACGAGGGAGCACTCGAAGCGGGCCTGCGGCTGACCCCGATGATGGGTGGATTGCTGGTGGGCGGGGCGCTCAGCTCTCGGCTCGACGGATGGCTTGGCAGCAAACCCACCATCCTGTCCGGCCTGATTCTCAACGCCGCGGGATTGTTCGCGCTGGGTTCAATCACCGTCGACCGGGGTTATGCGGTGGTCGTGATCGGTCTCATCGCCGTCGGCCTCGGTTTCGGCATCACGACAGCGGCGGCGATCTCGACTGCCACCGCGGCGGTGGGCAACCGTTCGGCGGGCCTCGGCTCCGCCGTCATCAACACGTTGCGCCAGTTCGGCGGGGCGTTTGCGGTCGCGGTCTTGGGCAGCCTGCTGTCGGCGACCTACGCCGACCGGCTGGCACCGGCGCTACGTGGCCTTCCGCCAGCGGCGGCGGCCACGGCACGCGGATCGATCGTCGGCGCCAACGAGGTGGCCGGCGACGGCCTGCGGCAAGCCGCAGGGGTTGCGTTCGCCGCAGGGGTGGCCGAGGTGATGGTGGCGTGTGCCGTCGTAGCGCTTGCCGGGGGGGTGTTGTGCGCGTGGCTGCTACCGGGCGGGCGTCACCCACTGCCGGAGGAGACGACCCAGCACGCGACTCCGGACGAGCCGGCAGCCGCTGACATGCGGTGA
- a CDS encoding TetR family transcriptional regulator: MRTRKRETRDRLRQVAMMMFRERGYEATTVREIAAAAGVSQMTFFRYFGSKEEVVFAGEHKSTVAAHLLARPADEPPVEKICNALIAGLLALSGEERQDLLERTRLVFATPALHAGYLQRQPDDQRMIVKALQAESAAGAPGMALWVLAGACVAAAATAVRFWVEADGSTDLVELVRQAFSDLREGFIIVDCVD, from the coding sequence GTGCGCACCCGTAAACGGGAAACCCGCGACCGACTGCGACAGGTCGCGATGATGATGTTCCGGGAGCGCGGATACGAGGCCACGACGGTCAGGGAAATCGCGGCGGCGGCCGGCGTGTCGCAAATGACGTTCTTCCGCTACTTCGGCAGCAAGGAGGAAGTCGTCTTCGCCGGCGAGCACAAGTCGACGGTCGCCGCCCACCTACTGGCCAGGCCCGCGGACGAGCCGCCGGTCGAGAAGATCTGCAATGCGCTGATCGCCGGACTGTTGGCATTGAGCGGCGAGGAACGGCAGGATCTGCTGGAGCGGACCCGGCTGGTGTTCGCGACCCCGGCGCTGCACGCGGGATACCTGCAGCGACAGCCCGACGATCAGCGCATGATCGTGAAGGCGCTCCAAGCCGAATCCGCAGCCGGGGCACCGGGGATGGCGCTTTGGGTCCTTGCCGGCGCGTGCGTGGCCGCAGCGGCCACTGCTGTCCGATTCTGGGTGGAGGCGGACGGTTCCACGGACCTGGTGGAGTTGGTGAGGCAGGCATTTTCGGACCTGCGTGAGGGATTTATCATCGTGGATTGCGTTGATTGA
- a CDS encoding IS701 family transposase, which yields MTDVDVDRWHGELDRLHVRIGPRFRRSEPRRRVRQYLCGLVSGLGRKNGWTLAEQAGDVSPDGMQRLLRWADWDVDAVRDDVRDYVVEHLGDPNGVLIVDDTGFLKKGTRSAGVQRQYSGTAGRTENCQVGTFLAYRSAKGHALIDRQLYLPASWTDDRDRCRDAGIPDEVQFATKVQMAREMLARALDAGVPVGWVTMDEAYGQSKSLRVWLEHRDVGYVVATRRNDDMITTTMGQARADDLIAALPARAWCRLSAGAGAHGPREYWWARVPVRICWQPGRGHWLLARRSMTTGEIAYYVCYGPRRTRLVDLARIAGARWAIEECFQQAKNEAGLDEYQVRDWRAWYAHITLSMAAHAWLSVARSLTAKGDPAQATT from the coding sequence GTGACGGACGTTGATGTCGATCGTTGGCACGGGGAGTTGGACCGGTTGCATGTCCGGATCGGGCCCAGGTTTCGGCGGTCGGAGCCGCGGCGGCGGGTGCGTCAGTACCTGTGCGGCCTGGTGTCGGGCCTGGGCCGGAAGAATGGCTGGACCCTGGCTGAGCAGGCCGGGGATGTGTCGCCGGACGGTATGCAGCGGTTGCTGCGGTGGGCGGACTGGGACGTCGACGCGGTCCGTGACGACGTGCGGGACTACGTCGTCGAGCACCTCGGCGACCCGAACGGTGTGTTGATCGTCGACGACACCGGGTTCCTGAAGAAGGGCACCCGGTCGGCCGGGGTGCAGCGCCAGTATTCGGGCACCGCTGGTCGGACGGAGAACTGCCAGGTCGGGACGTTCCTGGCCTACCGGTCGGCGAAGGGACACGCGCTGATCGACCGGCAGCTCTACCTCCCGGCGTCGTGGACCGATGACCGGGATCGGTGCCGGGACGCGGGGATCCCGGACGAGGTGCAGTTCGCCACGAAGGTCCAGATGGCCCGGGAGATGCTGGCCCGAGCCTTGGATGCCGGGGTGCCCGTCGGGTGGGTGACGATGGACGAGGCCTACGGCCAGTCGAAATCCCTGCGGGTCTGGTTGGAACACCGGGATGTGGGTTATGTGGTCGCGACCCGCCGCAACGACGACATGATCACCACCACGATGGGTCAGGCCCGCGCGGACGATCTGATCGCTGCTCTGCCAGCGCGGGCGTGGTGCCGGCTGTCCGCCGGCGCCGGTGCGCACGGCCCGCGCGAATACTGGTGGGCGCGGGTGCCGGTGCGTATCTGCTGGCAACCGGGCCGGGGGCATTGGCTGCTCGCCCGGCGCAGCATGACGACCGGGGAGATCGCGTACTACGTCTGTTACGGGCCCCGCCGCACCCGCCTGGTCGACCTGGCCCGCATCGCGGGGGCACGGTGGGCGATCGAGGAGTGCTTCCAACAGGCCAAGAACGAAGCCGGCCTCGACGAGTACCAGGTCCGTGACTGGCGGGCCTGGTACGCCCACATCACCCTGTCCATGGCCGCCCACGCCTGGCTGTCGGTCGCCCGATCCCTTACCGCAAAAGGGGACCCAGCTCAGGCGACGACATGA
- a CDS encoding MFS transporter, with protein MTLAICSALLVEGMSASSINVQVGAIRDDLGLTGTQLQLVAGSFLVAYAAFLPVAGRLVDIHDKRRVFQAGILLFSLGCVVCAAAAGSWTLVLGRVIQGAGAALSTPAALALITTGLSPGPKRNRAIGIFSAMGSIGFSLGLVVPGLVVTDLGWRLSFLLYLPLTIVVLLVTLRLAPADVDIEGKADIAGAFSLTAALMLLMSAVGGVGTTAPMWIVLQLAGATACALFYRHRTTRTGRLIPVDVLRSRRVIAYCLALAAVFAAIVTSMYLISLALQTNRGYDAFGAGLALVPQSIANAAAAALGARLVTRVGAARVLMAGMALITGGLAYLGLVGMDRSYATGILPAIVIIGVGVAMCYPAASIGAVDDVAVVHRGVASALLVMFQNVGGALGLALATATGVVPAPGRATDVAVGMFVSAAFLVIGGLAAFVVGRRPAPSRPSPRPRSGDAELAPLTEDSR; from the coding sequence ATGACGCTGGCAATCTGCTCGGCGCTCCTGGTGGAGGGCATGAGTGCGTCGAGCATCAACGTGCAGGTCGGCGCCATCCGTGACGATCTGGGGCTCACCGGCACACAGCTCCAACTCGTCGCCGGTTCGTTCCTGGTCGCCTACGCCGCGTTCCTACCGGTGGCCGGGCGCTTGGTCGACATCCATGACAAGCGCCGCGTGTTCCAGGCCGGAATTCTGCTGTTCAGCCTTGGCTGCGTCGTCTGCGCTGCTGCGGCCGGCAGCTGGACACTCGTCCTCGGCCGAGTGATTCAGGGCGCGGGAGCGGCGCTGAGTACTCCCGCAGCTCTCGCGCTGATCACCACCGGCCTGTCGCCCGGGCCGAAGCGGAACCGGGCGATCGGCATCTTCAGCGCCATGGGTTCGATCGGTTTCTCGTTGGGCCTGGTGGTGCCCGGCCTGGTCGTCACGGACCTCGGCTGGCGTCTCAGCTTCCTGCTCTACCTCCCGCTCACCATCGTGGTGCTGCTGGTGACCCTACGGCTGGCGCCGGCCGACGTCGACATAGAGGGCAAGGCCGACATTGCCGGCGCGTTCTCCCTCACCGCCGCGCTGATGCTGCTGATGAGCGCGGTGGGTGGCGTCGGCACCACGGCTCCGATGTGGATCGTGCTCCAACTTGCCGGTGCCACCGCCTGCGCCCTCTTCTACCGGCACCGCACCACTCGCACCGGTCGCCTCATCCCGGTCGACGTACTCCGTTCCCGCCGGGTGATCGCCTACTGCCTGGCGCTGGCCGCAGTCTTCGCTGCCATCGTTACCTCGATGTACCTGATCAGCCTGGCCCTGCAAACCAACCGGGGCTACGACGCGTTCGGTGCCGGGCTGGCGCTGGTGCCACAGAGCATCGCCAACGCGGCTGCAGCGGCCCTCGGCGCCCGCCTGGTAACCCGGGTCGGCGCGGCACGGGTGCTGATGGCCGGCATGGCCTTGATCACCGGTGGCCTCGCGTACCTCGGGTTGGTCGGAATGGACCGTTCCTACGCCACCGGCATCCTCCCGGCGATCGTGATCATCGGCGTTGGCGTCGCCATGTGCTACCCCGCTGCCTCGATCGGCGCGGTGGACGACGTTGCGGTCGTTCATCGCGGCGTGGCCTCCGCCCTTCTCGTCATGTTCCAGAACGTCGGTGGCGCGCTGGGGCTCGCTCTGGCCACCGCCACCGGGGTAGTGCCTGCACCAGGACGGGCGACCGACGTTGCGGTGGGCATGTTCGTCTCCGCAGCCTTCTTGGTGATTGGCGGCTTGGCGGCGTTCGTCGTCGGGCGCCGCCCTGCTCCATCTCGCCCGTCCCCTCGTCCCCGTAGCGGCGACGCGGAGTTAGCACCCCTCACGGAGGACTCAAGATGA
- a CDS encoding HAD hydrolase family protein — protein MSNTIVKVAAVVLRGGLLLVVRKRGTPIFISPGGKPEPGETDEAALARELREEAGLTLRAAEPWGEYTAGSALETATDVRIRAYLAEADGTAQPAQEIDEVAWIDADYASDGIRLGSVFGEQVVPRLLAEGLLRSRHRPEPVGDLVLVADLDGTLAFENRPPGAAVSAALNEIAARDDIRLVLATSRAPRGVRALVGPLADRAELLCCNGGVHVAGGTVKRRTQLPSDRLRALVAYLDRREIGYWVDFGDRFQVRGGGFPWMSYPDRIDLEAGEEPECHGAVKLAVDTVGDETLLNGLRDLAGPGLELFPHAGGVLDVTSTGATKALALSVILPAVHGPVVAFGNDANDQILLAEADRGVVVGDGLPGLEYAGHIGRVAAVDTSVAAMLRAAVARARIPVGPS, from the coding sequence GTGAGCAACACCATTGTGAAGGTCGCCGCGGTCGTCCTCCGCGGTGGTCTTCTCCTGGTGGTTCGCAAACGCGGTACCCCGATTTTCATCTCGCCGGGCGGCAAACCGGAGCCGGGCGAGACCGACGAGGCGGCCCTCGCTCGCGAACTGCGTGAGGAGGCCGGGCTCACTTTGCGCGCCGCCGAGCCGTGGGGCGAGTACACCGCCGGCTCGGCGCTGGAGACCGCGACGGACGTGCGCATTCGGGCCTATCTTGCTGAGGCTGATGGCACCGCCCAGCCTGCGCAGGAGATCGACGAAGTCGCCTGGATTGACGCCGATTACGCCTCGGACGGCATACGTCTCGGATCGGTATTCGGCGAGCAGGTGGTGCCGCGACTGCTCGCCGAAGGGCTGTTGCGGTCGCGTCACCGGCCGGAACCAGTCGGTGACCTTGTCCTGGTCGCCGATCTGGACGGCACCCTGGCCTTCGAGAACCGGCCGCCGGGCGCAGCCGTGTCCGCGGCACTGAACGAGATCGCGGCGCGCGACGACATCCGGCTCGTGCTCGCCACCTCGCGGGCACCGCGCGGGGTCCGCGCACTGGTCGGTCCACTTGCCGACCGCGCCGAGTTGCTCTGCTGCAACGGTGGCGTTCATGTCGCCGGCGGCACCGTGAAGCGGCGGACCCAGCTACCCTCCGACCGGCTCCGCGCGCTCGTGGCCTACCTCGACCGCAGGGAGATCGGTTACTGGGTGGATTTCGGCGACCGGTTCCAGGTCCGCGGAGGCGGGTTTCCGTGGATGAGCTACCCGGACCGGATCGACCTGGAGGCCGGTGAGGAGCCCGAATGCCACGGAGCGGTCAAGCTGGCCGTCGACACCGTCGGTGACGAGACGCTGCTAAACGGGTTGCGTGATCTGGCCGGTCCCGGGCTGGAGTTGTTCCCGCACGCCGGCGGGGTCCTCGACGTGACATCGACCGGCGCCACCAAGGCACTTGCGCTGTCGGTGATCCTGCCGGCGGTGCACGGGCCGGTGGTTGCCTTCGGTAACGACGCGAACGATCAGATCCTGCTCGCCGAGGCGGATCGGGGCGTCGTAGTGGGTGACGGCCTGCCCGGTCTGGAGTACGCCGGTCACATCGGCCGGGTGGCCGCCGTCGACACGAGCGTCGCCGCCATGTTGCGCGCGGCGGTCGCACGGGCACGGATTCCGGTAGGCCCGTCATGA
- a CDS encoding DUF6024 family protein: MSALDAAALHPALEETDGDRHYFAAAARLRRTATETLVRDLGADRFIGYLTHNTTAGLLAVWWAATRAGHRIGSRGLGSQHYAPYAAILPADDSEATWEFRTHVSPVTGAVDPLGGGASRTVLVDAAQSLGTCLTASLLGAADVVVAPTHKHLGLCVGAGIVLVRREVPQLEPVHAALAVAESGAQSLDQLRRLTAALAAADGRVFNRVRFEMDDGLRSWCAGHGLRPLGTAGGVPFVCLTTIDGSPLTERMSLRGWRHMTEANAARFSHHIPGRAGDAPVDHTAAFRGAVERALLLQSGESLP, translated from the coding sequence ATGAGCGCGCTGGATGCCGCCGCGCTGCATCCGGCGCTCGAGGAGACGGACGGCGACCGGCACTACTTCGCGGCGGCCGCCCGGCTGCGCCGTACGGCGACGGAGACCCTTGTCCGGGATCTCGGCGCCGACCGGTTCATCGGGTACCTCACCCACAACACAACCGCAGGCCTGCTCGCCGTGTGGTGGGCCGCCACCCGGGCGGGACATCGGATCGGCAGCCGCGGCCTCGGGTCGCAGCACTACGCGCCGTACGCCGCCATCCTGCCCGCCGACGACTCGGAGGCGACGTGGGAGTTCCGCACCCATGTGTCACCAGTGACGGGCGCTGTCGACCCGTTGGGTGGCGGCGCCAGCCGGACCGTCCTCGTCGATGCCGCCCAGTCACTCGGCACTTGCCTGACTGCATCCCTGCTGGGCGCGGCAGATGTCGTCGTGGCGCCGACGCACAAGCACCTCGGCCTGTGCGTCGGCGCCGGCATCGTGCTCGTGCGGCGGGAGGTTCCCCAGCTGGAACCGGTCCATGCCGCCCTCGCCGTCGCAGAGAGCGGCGCCCAGTCGCTCGACCAACTGCGCCGGCTGACAGCCGCGCTCGCCGCCGCGGACGGGCGGGTGTTCAATCGCGTCCGCTTCGAGATGGACGACGGCCTGCGCTCCTGGTGCGCCGGGCACGGCCTGCGTCCGCTCGGCACGGCGGGGGGTGTCCCGTTCGTCTGCCTGACCACGATCGATGGCAGCCCGCTCACGGAACGCATGTCACTGCGCGGCTGGCGGCACATGACCGAGGCGAACGCAGCCCGGTTCTCCCATCACATCCCTGGACGGGCGGGCGACGCTCCGGTGGATCACACCGCCGCGTTCCGTGGAGCAGTCGAGCGGGCTTTGCTCTTACAGAGCGGTGAGAGCCTACCATAA
- a CDS encoding tetratricopeptide repeat protein: protein MRGPPFCPGRRFPNIRRSDMTFTHSRVRRSFFTALNEAHDHLDSENPGGTMFLAVTAPDGSGKLETVRAWRDSEPDRRPGHLVLTADGNRLTHGYLSGLQPLVDHAIATAETDHPDLVSAAEQSLKRIFPHRQSPAFRMPKDLTGVAGRDERTRFYYHDYQGKLLNGVYEFLDSYLATTGQTCTLIIDNADELSPTVTQFLDIMARRRTLGRNLKIVLLVNRDLDVGVAEHSVQISLPPLSRSEARELIESWGFDSPAPKQLDNLWRLSQGRPARLSALLRCADVNVSLPGYLTFETHIDLYLSLLGERRRYDLLQEYVQGHCADDDPIARRNYETYDEGARERMHREVIAELDQQEEVLHPVHHLSLRDASDQVVALAPLSISLQEIGLYNTWFDLFSRFWANSQLRTLPGGGQTHNLVYLRMAFVLYSLGLAHVSISYLDTFYQHFPHSLYTPTVLYSQSMAHGRYQSPPDLVTAERFALLNLEKISTDFRDHPKYEYIKVFAENALAYIRARQKRMDEALKLCTDGMDRMHEIYGDDRFALHQSILVYNTAQIHEMLKDYTKAYEVYQQTIALDPNYGEYANDLANMLQRIDRFDEAIEYYERAIALCPPYYEAHLNRAQMYVRMADPAAAEADFRRAVELNPDEARAHLGLGILQLKQSRFAEAQQSLDAAVYHNPRNALAWTNRGLTLLELGRTQEAEESLRTALAHNNKLAEAWNNLAHVLHTSGRKAEALECLDAAVRLSDDPDYVYNRALLRHELGDTAGALADVELAAQSGADATEVADLREQVTKTPGIAAI, encoded by the coding sequence ATGCGTGGCCCCCCATTCTGCCCTGGGAGAAGGTTCCCGAATATCAGGAGATCCGACATGACCTTTACACATTCCCGCGTGCGCCGCAGTTTCTTCACTGCATTGAACGAGGCTCATGACCACCTGGATTCGGAGAATCCCGGTGGCACGATGTTCCTCGCGGTCACCGCTCCGGACGGCAGCGGTAAGCTCGAGACGGTGCGCGCCTGGCGCGACTCGGAGCCGGATCGCCGGCCCGGGCACCTGGTCCTGACCGCAGACGGCAACCGGTTGACACACGGATATCTGTCCGGCCTGCAACCACTGGTCGATCACGCGATCGCCACCGCCGAGACGGACCACCCCGACCTGGTGTCCGCCGCCGAGCAGTCGCTCAAGCGCATCTTCCCGCACCGGCAGTCACCGGCGTTCCGGATGCCCAAGGATCTCACCGGCGTGGCGGGCCGGGACGAGCGGACCCGCTTCTACTACCACGACTACCAGGGCAAGCTGCTTAACGGCGTCTACGAATTCCTCGACAGCTACCTGGCCACCACTGGGCAGACCTGCACGCTGATTATCGACAACGCGGACGAGCTGTCACCGACCGTCACGCAATTCCTCGACATCATGGCCCGGCGCCGTACATTGGGCCGGAACCTGAAAATCGTGCTGCTGGTCAACCGCGATCTCGACGTCGGCGTGGCCGAGCACAGCGTTCAGATCTCGCTTCCGCCGCTGTCACGTTCCGAGGCGCGCGAACTCATCGAGTCCTGGGGATTCGACTCGCCCGCGCCGAAGCAGCTCGACAACCTGTGGCGGCTGTCGCAGGGCCGCCCGGCTCGCCTGTCGGCGCTGCTGCGCTGCGCCGACGTCAACGTGTCGCTGCCCGGCTACCTGACCTTCGAGACCCACATCGACCTGTACCTGAGCCTGCTCGGCGAACGCCGCCGGTACGACCTGCTCCAGGAGTACGTCCAGGGCCACTGCGCCGACGACGACCCGATCGCGCGGCGCAACTACGAGACCTACGACGAAGGTGCCCGCGAACGGATGCACCGGGAGGTCATCGCCGAGCTGGACCAGCAGGAGGAGGTCCTGCACCCGGTCCACCACCTCAGCCTGCGGGACGCCTCCGACCAGGTGGTCGCCCTCGCACCGCTGTCGATCTCGTTGCAGGAGATCGGCCTCTACAACACCTGGTTCGATCTGTTCTCGCGGTTCTGGGCGAACTCGCAGCTGCGCACGTTGCCCGGCGGGGGGCAGACGCACAACCTGGTCTATCTCCGCATGGCGTTCGTGCTGTACTCACTCGGCCTGGCGCATGTGTCGATCTCCTACCTGGACACGTTCTACCAGCACTTCCCGCACAGCCTGTACACCCCGACCGTGCTCTATTCACAGAGCATGGCGCATGGCCGGTATCAGTCGCCCCCGGATCTCGTCACGGCCGAGCGTTTCGCTCTGCTGAACCTCGAGAAGATCAGTACCGATTTCCGCGACCACCCGAAGTACGAGTACATCAAGGTGTTCGCGGAAAACGCACTGGCGTACATCCGGGCGCGGCAGAAGCGCATGGACGAGGCACTCAAGCTGTGCACCGACGGCATGGACCGGATGCATGAGATCTACGGCGACGACCGGTTCGCGCTGCACCAGTCGATCCTGGTCTACAACACCGCCCAGATCCACGAGATGCTCAAGGACTACACCAAGGCGTACGAGGTGTATCAGCAGACCATCGCGCTCGACCCGAACTACGGGGAATACGCGAACGATCTCGCCAACATGCTCCAGCGCATCGACCGATTCGACGAGGCCATCGAGTACTACGAGCGGGCCATCGCCCTGTGCCCGCCGTACTACGAGGCACACCTCAACCGCGCGCAGATGTATGTGCGCATGGCGGACCCGGCCGCTGCGGAGGCCGACTTCCGGCGAGCCGTGGAGTTGAATCCCGACGAGGCGCGCGCCCATCTGGGACTTGGCATCCTCCAGCTCAAGCAGAGCCGGTTCGCCGAAGCCCAGCAGAGCCTGGACGCTGCCGTCTACCACAACCCCCGCAACGCTCTCGCCTGGACCAACCGTGGCCTGACGCTGCTGGAGCTCGGGCGCACCCAGGAGGCGGAAGAGAGCCTGCGTACAGCGCTCGCCCACAACAACAAGCTCGCCGAGGCATGGAACAACCTGGCACACGTGCTGCACACCAGTGGGCGGAAAGCGGAGGCTCTCGAGTGCCTCGACGCCGCCGTGCGGCTCTCCGACGACCCGGACTACGTTTACAACCGGGCGTTGCTGCGCCACGAGCTCGGTGACACGGCCGGCGCTCTGGCCGACGTCGAGCTCGCCGCACAGAGCGGCGCGGACGCCACCGAGGTCGCCGACCTGCGCGAGCAGGTAACCAAGACGCCGGGCATTGCAGCGATCTGA
- a CDS encoding MFS transporter encodes MHAEVLPTAPGRVRPPRTLLSAYAVSQFGNWLFRTGVVYFAYNQSHGSAALLTTVIALVYLPILVGSRILAPLADRRDTRRTLIGLDILRALTLCILLATTVAGGAVTTGATITAMAVLSLLTPLFTASQTAYLRQTLPTDGMPAALAGVTRIDWIMFVLGTASAPLMLQISNLPTLIMLDIVTFVVSALLLVRLPPAPVHPAGAGSPDDATTGTGRVRLALSSRWLLAAVFALNAGAGVINVYPNVVARNYLGGGAAWLSVINLANGVGAVIGSTLAGRVSRGHGLRPGILAAVAVAVSLVGMTFVTTAWIAVLASTTMLLAGQVFAVVFQSRILADEPVDRAGRASGLFTLGTFAGVTVSVLLFLGLTAFGPPHRSFTVLLLLGAGTALISALIGQVASRRFGAGVPVTAAAAARLEPAPTGRDVEAEAPRRVGLVRGAGRTFATGVTVVSTLKSLVPHAATVNSFVTVSLDPALVSICVDRTARLHALLEADSPLGITILSAAQRDAAMHFADRHRALGQAQFDGHPWRQGKETGAPLLEEGHAWLECRVERLIIAGDHSIVLARVLSFATADPDDGHGPLVFAGGRFRTLPDDRSEPGVTT; translated from the coding sequence ATGCACGCCGAGGTCCTGCCCACCGCGCCGGGGAGAGTACGCCCGCCTCGAACGTTGTTGTCGGCGTACGCGGTCAGCCAGTTCGGCAACTGGCTGTTCCGCACCGGGGTCGTCTACTTCGCCTACAACCAGAGCCACGGTTCTGCGGCGCTGCTCACCACTGTGATCGCTCTGGTGTATCTGCCGATCCTTGTGGGTTCGCGGATTCTGGCCCCGCTGGCCGACCGACGGGACACCCGGCGCACGCTGATCGGGCTGGACATCCTGCGCGCCCTGACGCTGTGCATCCTGCTCGCCACCACCGTTGCCGGGGGTGCCGTGACCACCGGGGCGACCATCACCGCGATGGCCGTGCTGAGCCTGCTCACGCCGCTGTTCACCGCATCGCAGACGGCCTACCTGCGGCAGACCCTGCCCACCGACGGGATGCCGGCAGCTCTCGCCGGGGTGACCCGGATCGACTGGATCATGTTTGTCCTGGGCACCGCCTCGGCGCCGTTGATGTTGCAGATCAGCAACCTGCCGACACTGATCATGCTGGACATCGTGACCTTCGTGGTGTCCGCGCTGCTGCTCGTCCGGCTGCCGCCGGCGCCGGTTCACCCGGCCGGCGCCGGCTCGCCGGACGACGCGACCACGGGGACGGGTCGCGTCCGGCTCGCCCTGAGTAGCAGGTGGCTGCTGGCTGCCGTCTTCGCACTCAACGCCGGGGCGGGGGTCATTAACGTCTATCCGAACGTGGTCGCGCGGAACTACCTCGGCGGCGGCGCCGCGTGGCTCAGCGTGATCAACCTGGCGAACGGCGTCGGCGCGGTGATCGGCTCCACGCTCGCCGGACGGGTGAGCCGCGGTCACGGGCTGCGCCCGGGGATCCTCGCCGCGGTGGCCGTGGCGGTTTCGCTGGTGGGCATGACCTTCGTGACGACCGCCTGGATCGCGGTGCTCGCGAGCACCACCATGCTTCTCGCGGGCCAGGTGTTCGCGGTGGTGTTCCAGTCGAGGATCCTGGCCGACGAACCGGTCGATCGGGCGGGCCGGGCGTCCGGCCTGTTCACTCTGGGCACCTTCGCCGGCGTGACGGTAAGCGTGCTGCTGTTCCTGGGCCTCACCGCGTTCGGTCCGCCGCACCGCTCGTTCACCGTGCTCCTGCTGCTGGGCGCCGGCACGGCACTGATCTCGGCACTGATCGGCCAGGTCGCGTCCCGCCGGTTCGGCGCCGGGGTGCCGGTGACCGCGGCCGCCGCCGCACGGCTTGAACCGGCGCCGACCGGCCGCGACGTGGAGGCGGAGGCGCCACGGCGGGTCGGGCTGGTCCGAGGGGCCGGGCGTACCTTCGCCACCGGAGTCACAGTCGTCTCCACCCTCAAGAGCCTGGTCCCGCACGCCGCCACGGTGAATTCGTTCGTTACCGTCTCCCTCGACCCGGCGCTCGTGTCGATCTGCGTCGACCGCACCGCGCGGCTGCATGCGCTCCTCGAGGCCGACTCGCCGCTGGGCATCACCATCCTGTCGGCAGCGCAGCGGGACGCCGCAATGCACTTCGCAGACCGACACCGTGCGTTGGGGCAGGCCCAGTTCGACGGGCATCCCTGGCGGCAGGGCAAGGAGACCGGCGCGCCGCTGCTCGAGGAGGGGCACGCCTGGCTCGAGTGCCGGGTCGAGCGGCTCATCATCGCCGGTGACCACTCCATCGTGCTGGCGCGGGTGCTGTCCTTCGCCACCGCCGATCCGGACGACGGGCACGGTCCGTTGGTCTTCGCCGGAGGCCGCTTCCGAACGCTGCCTGATGACCGATCCGAACCCGGCGTAACGACGTGA